GCGCCGATGCTTGGGGAAAGCCCAAGCGCGCCTGCGGCAATTGTGAACGCAAGCACAAGTCCCAGGGCAACAAACACGTAAAGCTCCGAGCTGTCGACAAAATAAGCCGTTGAGGAAATTTTTGCAAGCCCCTTACTCACGCCCAGGTAAAAAACCCCAAGGCCGACAAAGCCCAAAAGAGTTGAGGCGATAAAACCGACGATGTTGGTTGTTGCCCCTGCAGCCATGTTTGACACCAAAGTCAGGAAAAATATGGCTATAATATCCTCGACCACAAGCACGCTTACAAGCAAGGGGACCCACTCGTGCAGCATGAGCCATTTTTGCTTGAGTATTTTGATTGCAATGGCCGTGCTTGTTATCGAGAAAACCATGCCTGTGATTGCAGAGGCAACCTGCCCCATGCCAAGCGCAAGGCCGATTTCAAATGCAACCAGGAAAAGAATGGAAATTTTTACGGTTGCAATTATGGCGGCCCTAAAGCCGACCCCAAGCAGTTTTTTCAGGCTGAACTCAAGGCCGACAAAGAAAAGTATGAGTATTGCCCCAACCTGGGCAAACGCGTCCAAAAACACGCTTTGCCTGACTAGCCCAAGCACGTTTGGGCCTATTACAGCGCCGACTGCCAAAAACCCAAGGACGGCCGGCTGGCGCAGCTTGAGTGCAACAACAGTCCCTATAATTGCGCTGAAGATGACTATCGCAAGCTCAACCACAAATTCAGACAAAAGCCCTACCATTCGCCGTCCACCCTCTTTGTGCATTGGCTTTGCGGCCTCTTGTATTTATTGCTTTTATCGGCCTGACTAATGCAAGCGGCTTTGGCAATTCAGCTACTGGCCTTTTGGCTGCATGCCAAATGCGGACAAATCCCGGCCTGCCAGCATCTTTTCAAGCCGCCTTCTCATGCCCCTGTTTTTCTTGAACGAGCCGAGCATTTTCTCAACTTTTTCAAACTGGCCAACAAGCTCCCTGACTTCCTCGGGCCGGCAGCCGCAGCCCTTTGCAATCCTCTCAATCCTGCCAGTGTTTTTGTGCAAAAGCTGCACATCGCGCCGCTCGTTTTCGGTCATGGAGTTGATTATTGACTCAAAGCGCTTGAGCTTGCCTTCAGACTGGTCCAACAGCTCATTTGGCAAATCAGCCATGCCCATTGCAGCAAATACTCCTTTAAGCGGCCCCATCTTCTTTACTGCGCGAAGCTGGTTGTAAAAAGTCCGTATTGTGAACTCCTCGTCGGCCCCCTGCTCAAGCTGCAGCTTTTCCTCTTTTGTTATCTTCTCAACTTTTTCAAGGAGGCTTTGCAAGTCAGGGAATCCAAGCAGCCTGCCCACAAAGCGCGAGGAGTCAAAAGCTTCAAAATCTTCAGTCTTCTCCCCGGTTCCTATGAATGCGACTTTTGCGTCGGTCTGCGCGACTGCGGAAAGCGCGCCGCCCCCTTTTCCACTCCCATCGAGCTTTGTTATTATGACACCAGTCAGTCCGATTGCGCTGTGGAACTGCTGCGCCTGGCCTCCTGCAACCTGGCCTATGTCAGCGTTCATGACAAGGTATTTTTCATCAGGTGCAAAGACCGTGTTTATGTTTATGAGCTGGCCAACCAAGTGCTCGTCAAAGCCGGACCTCCCTGAGGAGTCAAGTATGACTATGTCCTCTTTTGCAGCACTTTTGCACATATCAACTATTTTTTTAACGTCCTTTTCGCCCTTCATGCCGTAGAATTTTGCCCCCGCGTTTTTTGCGACCTGCTCAAGCTGCTCGTACGCAGCCGGCCTGTCTGTATCCGCACAGACAAGTGCAACCGAAAGCCCCCTTGACTTGTAGAAGTGCGCAAGCTTGCCACATGTTGTTGTTTTGCCTGAGCCAAACAGCCCGACCATGAGTATTTTTTGGCGTTGGAGCTTTGGGGTGTGCGCCTTTCCCATAAGCGCGCTAAGCTGGTCATAGACAACTTTGACTACGTGTTCCTTTACTGACGTGCCTGCAAGCTGCTTTGTGTCAAGCGCCTCACTCTCGATGTTTTTTGAAAGTTCAAAAACAAGCTTGACATTGACGTCGTTTGAAATAAGGGCGCGCTGCAGCTCGCGCACAAGCTCCTTTACTGCCTTCTCATCTATGATGGCGGCGCCTGTTATCTTTGCAAGCGCGCCGCGCAAGCCGCGACCAAGGTCCATAAATCAGAATTTCGGCTTGCAAACTTTAAATACATGCAAGAAGTTGGAAAATGGCGGATTTTGGGAGCAGCATCGCCTTCAAGCTTGTGGTTTGTTCGAGGCGTATCTTATTCCGGCTTCTTGCAGCCAAAGCCTCAAACTAATGATGCGCACAGACTTTCAGAACAATTCTTTTTTCTACTGGCTGCTTCCTTGTCCAATGCAGCCGCCAACTGCACACGATTCTGTCTTCAGGCAGACACTGTCGCTTACTGGCCTGCAGCATTTGTAGCTGTCTTTGCTATATATCTGCGTTCCACAGCAACCCTGGGTGTTTGGGTTGTATTCTATCGTGCCGCATAAGTGCTGCGTGGGGTTGCCGATGATTATCGAAGGTTCGCATGTATCAGTCCCTCCGTAAATCATGCCAACCGCAGGCGGTGCAACAGCAGTTATCAAAACCGCAATCACACTTCCCGTAAGCATTGTTGTCGCCCAGACAACCGCCCGCGCCCTAGTCTCGGCACCCATCAGCTGCCCCAAGGCGTAAATCCCGCCGGAGCTTACAACGCCAAGCATTGATGCTACGGGAAGCAGTGCGAGAAGCGAGCCGCACATGCTCTCTATACCCTCGTTAAACTTGTCAAAACCGTTTCCTATCACCGGGTCTGGGGCAGGTGGTGTGGGCGGGTTGTTTGCTGCCCACAAGGCCGAAACTCCAATAATCAGCAATAAAAAGACAATTGCAG
This is a stretch of genomic DNA from Candidatus Parvarchaeota archaeon. It encodes these proteins:
- a CDS encoding signal recognition particle protein, whose product is MDLGRGLRGALAKITGAAIIDEKAVKELVRELQRALISNDVNVKLVFELSKNIESEALDTKQLAGTSVKEHVVKVVYDQLSALMGKAHTPKLQRQKILMVGLFGSGKTTTCGKLAHFYKSRGLSVALVCADTDRPAAYEQLEQVAKNAGAKFYGMKGEKDVKKIVDMCKSAAKEDIVILDSSGRSGFDEHLVGQLININTVFAPDEKYLVMNADIGQVAGGQAQQFHSAIGLTGVIITKLDGSGKGGGALSAVAQTDAKVAFIGTGEKTEDFEAFDSSRFVGRLLGFPDLQSLLEKVEKITKEEKLQLEQGADEEFTIRTFYNQLRAVKKMGPLKGVFAAMGMADLPNELLDQSEGKLKRFESIINSMTENERRDVQLLHKNTGRIERIAKGCGCRPEEVRELVGQFEKVEKMLGSFKKNRGMRRRLEKMLAGRDLSAFGMQPKGQ